One region of Bubalus kerabau isolate K-KA32 ecotype Philippines breed swamp buffalo chromosome 6, PCC_UOA_SB_1v2, whole genome shotgun sequence genomic DNA includes:
- the LOC129656024 gene encoding protein S100-A12, translated as MTKLEDHLEGIINIFHQYSVRLGHYDTLIKRELKQLITKELPNTLKNTKDQPTIDKIFQDLDANKDGQVSFEEFLVLVSRVLKTAHEDIHKE; from the exons ATGACTAAgctggaagatcacctggaggggaTCATCAACATCTTCCACCAGTACTCCGTTCGGCTGGGGCATTACGACACCCTCATCAAGCGTGAGCTGAAGCAGCTGATCACAAAGGAACTTCCCAACACCCTCAAG AACACCAAAGATCAACCTACCATTGACAAAATATTCCAAGACCTGGATGCCAATAAAGACGGACAGGTCAGCTTTGAGGAATTCTTAGTCCTGGTGTCCAGGGTGCTGAAGACAGCCCACGAGGATATCCACAAAGAGTAG